Below is a window of Streptomyces spongiicola DNA.
CTGCCCGGCGGCTTCGTGGACGGATCGTGGTCGGGCTGTTGCCTGGGGTGGCGTCTGCGCCGGTGGGACCGGGGACCGGCGCGGCAGTCTGGCCGCGGTCACGGGAAGCCCCATGCCCCGGGCTTCACCCCGCGGACCTGCACGCGCCTGATGCCGCCGAGCGGGACGCGTGCGCGAGCCGCTGTCGACGCAGTCCGGACCGCCTCGGTCGCCGACTGCGGCCCCGAGACGGCCCAGGGCAGCTGCAAGGTCGCCGACCTGCGGCTATCTCAGAAGCCGAAGTCCTGGGTCCACCACGGGCCGCCCTGGGCGAAGGAGACCCCCACACCCAGCGTCCGGTAGTCGCAGTTGAGGATGTTCGCCCGGTGACCGTCGCTGTTCATCCAGGCGTTCATGACGGTACGCGCGTCGGCCTGGCCGCGGGCGATGTTCTCGGCCCCCAGTCCGCTGACGCCCGCCTGGGCGGCGCGGTCCCAGGGGCTGTCGCCCTCCGGGTCGGTGTGGTCGAAGAAGTTCCGCGCCGCCATGTCGGAGCTGAACCTGCCGGCGAGGCGGGCCAGGGACGCGTCCGGGTGCACCGGGGCGCAGCCCACCTTCGCGCGTTCCTTGTTGACCAGGGCGAGGACCTCGGCCTCCGCCGCGGTCTCGCCGGACGGCGCCTTGGGCCGGGGCTCGGCCGGGGCGGGTGCGGCCCGGTGTTCGGGGGTGCTGCCGCTGCCCTGCGCGGTGCCGCTCCCGGGAGTCACGGCTTTCTCCGGCGCCGCCGCCTTCGACCCGGGTGCCTTCTTCGCGGGTGCCTCGGCCGCCGCCGGCTTCTCTGCGGGTGCCGTCGGCTTCTCTGCGGGCGCCTTAGCCGCCGGTGTCCTCGTCGCCGGCGGCTTCGTGCCCGGCACGGCGGTCGACGGCGAGTCCTTCCCCGAGGTCGAGGACAGCCCCTTCGACGGGCTGGGGGCCGGCTGGGCCGAGGAGCGCCCGGTCGGGGAGGGGGAGGGGGAGGGGCTGCCCTGGGCCTCCTTGCCGCCGGCGGCCACCTCACGCACCTGCTGGGCGGTGGTCTCGCCGTCTCCCGCGGTGAGCACGCCGCCGCCCGGCAGCAGCCCGGCCGCGACGGCCACGGCGCCCACCGCGGCAGCGGCGGCGATCCCGAGCAGCCCGTTGCGTACGGGCCCGGGAACCCGCTTCTTCCGGCGGTGGCGTCCCATCCGCTCGCCCTTCCGGTCTCGACTTCGTCTGGATCAGTGGAAGGACTCGCCCGAACGGGCGAAGTCCGTTGCGTCGCGACTGTACGCGATGTCTGGAGTGGGCGATGTGACCCGAGTGGCGTTCCCCGGTGCACGTCCGTGTAGGTTTCGCGCATGCATGAGCACGCACGGATGACCGCATGGGTGCGCGGCCGCGTACAGGGAGTCGGCTTCCGTTGGTTCACCAGGGAAAACGCCCTGGAGATCGGCGGCCTCCGCGGGTTCGCGCTGAACCTCGACGACGGCAGGGTGCAGATCGTGGCGGAGGGTCCGCGTGAGAATTGCCACCGTCTCCTGAAGTGGCTGCGGTCGTCCGACACGCCCGGTGCCGTTGCCGGTGTCACCGAGATCTGGGGCCGCCCGCGCGGCGGTTACGACGGATTCGCGATCCGCTGATCCGCGGAC
It encodes the following:
- a CDS encoding CAP domain-containing protein, which gives rise to MGRHRRKKRVPGPVRNGLLGIAAAAAVGAVAVAAGLLPGGGVLTAGDGETTAQQVREVAAGGKEAQGSPSPSPSPTGRSSAQPAPSPSKGLSSTSGKDSPSTAVPGTKPPATRTPAAKAPAEKPTAPAEKPAAAEAPAKKAPGSKAAAPEKAVTPGSGTAQGSGSTPEHRAAPAPAEPRPKAPSGETAAEAEVLALVNKERAKVGCAPVHPDASLARLAGRFSSDMAARNFFDHTDPEGDSPWDRAAQAGVSGLGAENIARGQADARTVMNAWMNSDGHRANILNCDYRTLGVGVSFAQGGPWWTQDFGF
- a CDS encoding acylphosphatase: MHEHARMTAWVRGRVQGVGFRWFTRENALEIGGLRGFALNLDDGRVQIVAEGPRENCHRLLKWLRSSDTPGAVAGVTEIWGRPRGGYDGFAIR